TCAGGATATTTATCAATTTCTCGGTCTTCTTGATAAATAGCTAAACCCCAATCAGAGGTGCGATCGTAGTTCGCAAGCATGAACTTCCAACCTTCTTCATATTCTCCTAATAGTGCCTTCTGGGCTACATATCCTGCTAAAATTCCATTCACTTCATGTTGTTCTTTTTTACTTTGGAGAAAGGCTTGATACATTTCCCAAGCACGCGATTTAAGGTACTGAGGATATTGACGAGTTACGTTATTAAACTTACCGTTTATAAATGTATAAATTCTCGACGGCGCGAACGACCCCGCATAAGAACTAAAAGCATAAAGAAATGAGTTATCACTAGTGAGAAATTCTATCTTTCCATCCTTATTGAGATCTTGAAATGTTCCACCAATTCCATCCAGAAAGCCTGTTTCTGTTTGCATGAATTGATGATTTTGAAGCGTATAAATAGTATAATTAGTACAGCAGTGCGCGCCACCACTAAAGGTTCTAACAACGACTTCAGCTATGCCATTTCCGTCTAAGTCTTGCAGGAAAACACCACCAGTAAGTCGAGTATAAGCACCATTGGTTATTTGCGGAACGCCATTATATAAAATTTGGTAACGCAAGTTATCAACTTCATCAAATTCTTCTTTTTTGTCGTAGCTGACAGCTACTTCTATGTTTCCAGCTTTTAGTTTCTCATTTTTGAATGAAGCTGTATCATAATCAATTTCAATCTGAGTTTTAGCTAATACTGGAGTCGTAAAAATAAATAAAGTTGCAAGAATAAAATAACGACTTATTTGCTTAATAGAAGTATTCATAATGTCAGCTAACAAATTATATAATCGGCAGTTGATTATTCAACGATATTCCACATTTTTTAAATCGTCAGCTGCAAAAGTTAACAGTTTAACGTAAAGTTAATTTCTACTTTTTCCGACTCTGCTTTGCTTTACGTTGTGGTGGAGTGCGGTGTGCGCCAAAATATTTTTCACTACGGTAGCGCAGCCAAACTCGCAACACTTGAGGAATTTGGTCTTTCTGTTCTTTGGTGAGAGTGTTGTACAGTTGCAGTGCGCGATCGCGTTCGTGACGACAAGCAGCATTATTATGCGCATCCCAGTAACTTCTCGCTACGCGAATCCGTCGGCAAACTTCTTTTATGAGTGCTTCTTCTGTAAGTGGAGTATCTTTATCTTTTTTAGGCATTGATATCAACAAAAAAGCCTACATATTTATCTTACGAGCTTGGCACTGGACTTTTCTACCATTTCTGGGCTGAGGCG
The Chroococcidiopsis sp. TS-821 genome window above contains:
- a CDS encoding Precorrin-3B methylase is translated as MPKKDKDTPLTEEALIKEVCRRIRVARSYWDAHNNAACRHERDRALQLYNTLTKEQKDQIPQVLRVWLRYRSEKYFGAHRTPPQRKAKQSRKK